The following are encoded in a window of Roseimicrobium gellanilyticum genomic DNA:
- a CDS encoding DUF1003 domain-containing protein — protein MSSHNHKTGVCAITGKSLPLHQLVPLGAMRPQIAHELQVRHPDLTPDSLVSTSVLNDARLDHVRALLESQLGELTHLDESVLKSLHQHELLSQHPADTETARATFGQRMADGIATFGGSWAFILTFGGFLLLWISVNVFVLAARPFDPYPFILLNLILSCIAAFQAPVIMMSQNRQEARDRLRAENDYKVNLKAELEIRHLHEKMDFLLHQHSAKLLEIQQIQLDLMREVAGRRENRGTA, from the coding sequence ATGAGTTCGCACAACCACAAGACTGGAGTTTGTGCCATCACGGGAAAGTCCCTGCCGCTGCACCAGCTCGTTCCTTTGGGTGCCATGCGCCCCCAGATTGCGCACGAGCTGCAGGTCAGGCATCCCGATCTTACTCCCGACTCTCTCGTCTCCACCTCGGTGCTCAATGATGCGCGCCTGGATCACGTCCGAGCGCTGCTGGAAAGCCAATTGGGTGAACTCACGCATCTGGATGAAAGCGTGCTCAAGAGCCTGCATCAGCATGAGTTGCTGAGCCAGCATCCCGCAGACACCGAGACAGCCAGAGCGACTTTTGGCCAACGCATGGCAGATGGCATCGCGACCTTTGGCGGGAGCTGGGCCTTCATTCTCACCTTTGGTGGATTCCTGCTCTTGTGGATTTCCGTAAATGTCTTTGTGCTCGCCGCACGTCCTTTCGATCCTTATCCCTTTATCCTGCTGAATCTCATCCTGTCCTGCATTGCCGCCTTCCAGGCGCCTGTGATCATGATGAGTCAGAACCGCCAGGAAGCCCGCGACCGTTTGCGCGCGGAAAATGACTACAAGGTGAACCTGAAAGCGGAGCTGGAGATCCGCCACCTGCACGAGAAGATGGACTTCCTCCTGCACCAGCACTCCGCGAAGCTGCTGGAGATTCAGCAGATTCAGCTCGACCTCATGCGGGAAGTGGCGGGACGTCGGGAGAATCGGGGAACAGCGTGA
- the cysW gene encoding sulfate ABC transporter permease subunit CysW — MGAIADLPVRSARRRAPSPVLRATAEPWFLRWTIILLVVAFMGAMFLLPLWVVFQEAFRKGWAAYLKAFDDRAAMHAIWLTLKVAAIAVPLNTIFGIAAAWCVAHFRFKGKRFLGTLIELPLWVSPVISGLIFILLFGAQGLFGPSLREHGFKIIFALPGIVLSTIFVTFPFVARVLTPQMESQGHKEEEAAMTLGANGWQMFWRVTLPKIKWGLLYGIILCNARSMGEFGAVSVVSGHIRNQTNTLPLHVEVLYNEYQMVPAFACASLLALLALVTLLLKTFTNRKATATT; from the coding sequence ATGGGTGCTATCGCTGACCTTCCTGTTCGTTCTGCAAGACGCCGCGCGCCTTCGCCGGTGCTGCGCGCCACGGCTGAGCCGTGGTTCCTCCGTTGGACCATCATTCTGCTCGTGGTGGCCTTCATGGGCGCCATGTTCCTGCTGCCGTTGTGGGTGGTGTTTCAGGAGGCCTTCCGCAAAGGATGGGCCGCTTATCTCAAGGCATTCGATGATCGCGCAGCGATGCATGCGATTTGGCTTACTTTGAAAGTGGCCGCCATCGCGGTGCCACTGAATACCATCTTTGGCATTGCCGCAGCGTGGTGCGTTGCGCACTTCCGCTTCAAGGGGAAGCGGTTCCTTGGCACGCTCATTGAGCTTCCCCTCTGGGTGTCACCGGTGATCTCAGGGTTGATCTTCATCCTGCTCTTTGGTGCACAAGGCCTCTTCGGTCCCTCTCTGAGAGAGCACGGATTCAAAATCATCTTTGCCCTGCCTGGCATCGTGCTGAGCACCATCTTCGTGACCTTCCCCTTTGTCGCCCGCGTGCTGACGCCGCAGATGGAATCCCAGGGACACAAGGAAGAAGAAGCTGCCATGACCCTCGGCGCCAATGGCTGGCAGATGTTCTGGCGTGTCACCCTACCGAAGATCAAGTGGGGCCTGCTGTACGGCATCATCCTCTGCAATGCCCGTAGCATGGGTGAGTTCGGCGCGGTGTCGGTGGTTTCCGGCCACATCCGCAACCAGACGAACACACTGCCTCTTCACGTCGAGGTGCTTTACAACGAGTACCAGATGGTCCCTGCCTTCGCCTGTGCCTCCCTTCTCGCGCTGCTGGCGCTTGTCACACTCCTCTTGAAAACCTTCACGAACCGCAAAGCCACCGCCACCACATGA
- the cysT gene encoding sulfate ABC transporter permease subunit CysT — MSRHRRHVLPGFKLTLGFTLLYLILIVLIPLSALIWKSSTGGWEAFWKTATDVRVLGSLKLSFGTALAATLVNGFFGVLTAWVLERYRFPGKRLLDAMVDLPFALPTAVAGIALVTLYSVNGLIGKPLSEFDIKVAFTPTGITLALIFVGFPFVVRTVQPVIADLSLEPEEAAACLGATRWQTLTRVILPAILPSTLAGMALSFGRAVGEYGSVVFISGNLPFKTEIAPLLIVTRLEQYDYAGATTIGLLMLFASFLILVISNRFINWHERRTAQ, encoded by the coding sequence ATGTCCCGACATCGCCGCCATGTGCTCCCCGGATTCAAGCTCACCCTTGGGTTCACGCTCCTGTATCTCATCCTGATTGTCCTCATTCCCCTCTCTGCGCTTATCTGGAAGAGCAGCACGGGTGGATGGGAGGCTTTCTGGAAAACGGCTACCGATGTGCGGGTGCTCGGTTCCTTGAAGCTCAGCTTCGGCACCGCATTGGCGGCAACGCTGGTGAATGGATTCTTTGGCGTGCTCACGGCATGGGTCCTGGAGCGGTATCGCTTCCCGGGGAAACGCCTGCTCGATGCGATGGTCGATTTGCCGTTCGCTCTGCCCACCGCGGTAGCAGGCATTGCCTTGGTGACCCTCTATTCGGTCAATGGACTGATCGGAAAGCCGCTGAGTGAATTTGATATCAAGGTGGCCTTCACACCCACGGGCATCACGCTGGCTCTCATCTTTGTGGGCTTCCCCTTTGTGGTGCGCACGGTGCAGCCGGTGATTGCCGACCTTTCGCTGGAACCGGAAGAGGCGGCTGCCTGTCTTGGAGCCACGCGCTGGCAGACACTTACTCGCGTGATCCTGCCGGCCATCTTGCCTTCTACACTGGCAGGCATGGCGCTCTCCTTTGGCCGCGCTGTGGGGGAATATGGTTCCGTGGTCTTCATTTCCGGAAATCTTCCCTTCAAGACGGAGATCGCACCGCTGCTCATCGTGACCCGCCTGGAGCAGTACGACTATGCCGGTGCCACCACGATTGGCCTGCTCATGCTCTTCGCATCCTTCCTCATCCTGGTGATTTCCAATCGATTCATCAATTGGCACGAACGCCGGACCGCGCAGTAA
- a CDS encoding peptidase M14, with protein MNSALQLLPEDARLERSSARRRNAPESIFIPKIVCPPRDGKATWKFGVFGGMHGDEEAGILASHELADWALTLPEELQDFELHFYPVCNPTGRAVGTRHSMGGYDLNREFWVGSSQPEVAYLEGEIRREVYDGLISLHTDDESAGIYGFASGALLSQQILEPALEAADKIIPRNPSPYIDGFAAERGIITEGYFGVLSAPPEQRPHALEIVFETPDYVRMELQVQATVAAVKSILSEYRRLQAYAPNL; from the coding sequence ATGAACTCCGCCCTTCAGCTCTTGCCCGAAGACGCCCGCCTCGAACGCAGCTCCGCGCGCCGCCGTAATGCGCCGGAATCCATCTTCATCCCGAAGATTGTGTGCCCTCCCCGTGATGGGAAGGCCACATGGAAGTTTGGCGTCTTCGGCGGGATGCATGGAGATGAGGAAGCCGGCATCCTGGCTTCCCATGAGCTGGCGGATTGGGCGCTGACACTTCCGGAAGAATTGCAGGACTTTGAACTGCACTTCTATCCGGTGTGCAATCCCACCGGTCGAGCGGTGGGCACGCGCCACTCCATGGGTGGTTATGATCTCAATCGCGAGTTCTGGGTGGGCTCCTCGCAACCGGAGGTGGCCTACCTGGAAGGCGAGATCCGTCGTGAAGTGTATGATGGCCTCATCTCGCTTCACACGGATGACGAGTCTGCCGGCATCTACGGCTTCGCCAGTGGTGCCTTGCTCAGCCAGCAGATCCTCGAGCCTGCGCTTGAGGCAGCGGACAAGATCATTCCGCGCAATCCTTCGCCTTACATCGATGGATTCGCTGCTGAGCGCGGCATCATCACCGAGGGCTACTTCGGTGTGCTGAGTGCTCCTCCAGAGCAGCGTCCGCATGCGCTGGAGATCGTCTTCGAAACTCCCGACTACGTCCGCATGGAGCTGCAGGTGCAGGCCACCGTCGCAGCCGTGAAATCCATCCTCAGTGAATACCGCCGCCTGCAGGCCTACGCACCGAATCTCTAG
- the cysK gene encoding cysteine synthase A translates to MSFHPNIVEAVGGTPLIKLNRIAAGLPGTIALKAEFKNPLGSVKDRIGRAMIEAAEESGRLKPGTTIIEPTSGNTGIALAFVAASRGYRLILTMPESMSLERRTLLALLGAELVLTPAAQGMKGAIAKANELHASIPNSWIPQQFENPANPEIHRKTTAEEIWADSYGAIDVFVSAVGTGGTITGVSEVIKERKPSLKAIAVEPSASPVISQTLKGEPLTPGPHKIQGTGAGFVPGNLNTSIIDEVLTVSNEDAIATAQRLALEEGLLVGISTGANVWAALQVAARADSEGKLIVTVGCSTGERYLSTALADEARLKTAA, encoded by the coding sequence ATGTCATTTCATCCCAACATTGTCGAAGCCGTCGGCGGCACGCCGCTCATCAAGCTGAACCGCATTGCCGCTGGTCTGCCCGGCACCATCGCGCTGAAGGCCGAGTTCAAGAATCCGCTGGGCAGCGTGAAGGATCGCATCGGCCGCGCCATGATTGAAGCCGCGGAAGAGTCCGGCCGATTGAAGCCCGGCACCACTATTATCGAACCCACCTCGGGAAACACCGGAATCGCGCTCGCGTTTGTCGCAGCTTCCCGTGGATACCGTCTGATTCTCACCATGCCGGAGAGCATGAGCCTGGAGCGCCGCACACTGCTGGCGTTGCTGGGCGCGGAACTTGTGCTGACTCCTGCCGCACAAGGCATGAAGGGTGCGATTGCGAAGGCGAATGAACTGCACGCCAGTATTCCGAACTCCTGGATTCCCCAGCAATTTGAAAACCCCGCCAATCCCGAGATTCACCGCAAGACCACCGCGGAAGAAATCTGGGCGGACTCGTATGGTGCCATCGATGTCTTCGTCTCCGCAGTCGGCACCGGCGGCACCATCACGGGGGTGAGCGAAGTCATCAAGGAGCGTAAGCCCTCGCTCAAGGCCATCGCCGTGGAGCCTTCCGCCTCGCCTGTCATTTCACAGACTCTGAAAGGTGAACCGCTCACCCCTGGGCCGCACAAGATTCAAGGCACTGGTGCCGGATTTGTTCCTGGAAATCTCAACACCTCCATCATTGATGAAGTGCTCACGGTGTCGAATGAGGACGCCATCGCCACGGCCCAGCGTCTGGCTTTGGAAGAAGGCCTGCTGGTCGGCATCTCCACCGGAGCGAATGTCTGGGCCGCACTGCAAGTCGCGGCCCGCGCAGACAGTGAGGGCAAGCTGATCGTCACCGTGGGCTGCAGCACCGGCGAACGCTACCTCTCGACCGCCCTTGCCGATGAAGCCCGACTGAAAACTGCCGCCTAA
- a CDS encoding sulfate ABC transporter substrate-binding protein: MKSRTFLKSLLAFAGASVLGSEAASAQNLLNVSYDPTREFYVEYNAAFIKHWKEKSGKEITIDQSHGGSGKQARSVIDGLEADVVTLALANDVTAISEKAGLLPADWQTKLPKDSAPYTSTIVFLVRKGNPKGIKDWDDLTKEGVAVITPNPKTSGGAQWNFLAAFEYAKRKLGSEDKAKEFVAKLYKNVPVLDSGARGSTTTFVQRGLGDVFISWENEAFLAQKEFGKDTFEIVVPSLSILAQPTVALVEKNAAKKGTTEVAKAYLDYLYSDEGQDLAGKHFYRPTSEKAAAKYASVFPKIELFTIDQAFGGWAKAAKTHFAEGGTFDQIYKPQN; the protein is encoded by the coding sequence ATGAAAAGCAGAACCTTCCTGAAATCCCTCCTCGCGTTCGCCGGCGCCAGCGTCCTCGGCTCCGAGGCTGCCTCCGCCCAGAACCTGCTCAATGTTTCCTATGACCCCACGCGTGAATTCTACGTGGAGTACAACGCCGCCTTCATCAAGCATTGGAAGGAAAAGTCCGGCAAGGAAATCACCATCGACCAGTCGCATGGTGGCTCCGGCAAGCAGGCTCGCTCCGTCATCGACGGTCTCGAAGCGGATGTGGTGACCCTCGCGCTCGCCAATGACGTGACCGCCATCTCCGAGAAGGCCGGCCTTCTTCCCGCCGACTGGCAGACCAAGCTGCCGAAGGACTCGGCGCCGTACACCTCCACGATCGTGTTCCTAGTGCGCAAGGGCAATCCCAAGGGCATCAAGGACTGGGATGACCTCACCAAGGAAGGCGTGGCCGTGATCACTCCGAACCCGAAGACCTCCGGTGGCGCCCAGTGGAACTTCCTCGCCGCTTTCGAATACGCCAAGCGCAAGCTCGGCAGCGAAGACAAAGCAAAAGAATTCGTGGCCAAGCTCTACAAAAACGTGCCAGTGCTTGACTCGGGTGCCCGTGGTTCCACCACCACCTTCGTGCAGCGCGGTCTGGGTGATGTCTTCATTTCCTGGGAGAATGAAGCCTTCCTCGCCCAGAAGGAATTCGGCAAGGATACTTTTGAAATTGTGGTGCCTTCCCTGAGCATCCTCGCGCAGCCCACTGTGGCTCTCGTGGAAAAGAACGCCGCGAAGAAGGGCACTACCGAAGTGGCCAAGGCCTACCTTGACTACCTCTACTCGGATGAGGGTCAGGACCTCGCCGGAAAGCACTTCTACCGCCCCACCAGCGAGAAGGCCGCCGCCAAGTACGCCAGTGTGTTCCCGAAGATTGAGCTCTTCACCATCGATCAGGCGTTCGGTGGCTGGGCCAAGGCAGCCAAGACGCACTTCGCGGAAGGCGGCACCTTCGACCAGATCTACAAGCCCCAGAACTAA
- a CDS encoding porin → MHLKKHIGRRNLLLLAAAVSAAGALHAGEPVIASSGKSAKDVITTEKKDESIYDKIWGLATIYKNKDNPVLQEFKLRGRYQGQYHWVDSDQGDDDGWEDRRSRFGFDAKLFNQFEVRLDAQSSDEFDPFYNGLVDAYVKWKPSDSFALTVGRQKPQIAYYDFLQSTNNQPTFERSQIFNQLRVDRVVGAVFEGKVDKFTWQAGIYSNDIDEEFGQFDGGIAYGAGVGYNLKDALGTDKADLRFDWLHSEADDEGATILDRYEDLFTTTFWVKEGRWSLVTEFFLATGGDPGWDDAFGFYIQPTFDIIKDKLQAVGRYSFSVGDGNNSVQAQSRYERAAPELTGSGRGENYNAFYGGLQYFIYGDKLKVLAGAEYATVDGGGNGGDYDGWTVLTGVRFSF, encoded by the coding sequence ATGCATCTCAAGAAACACATTGGCCGACGTAACCTCCTGCTCCTCGCAGCAGCAGTGTCTGCTGCAGGCGCGCTTCACGCCGGCGAACCTGTCATCGCCTCCTCCGGCAAGTCCGCCAAGGACGTGATCACCACGGAGAAGAAGGACGAGTCCATCTATGACAAGATCTGGGGACTCGCCACCATCTACAAGAACAAGGACAATCCCGTACTCCAGGAGTTCAAGCTCCGTGGTCGCTACCAGGGCCAGTATCACTGGGTGGATTCCGACCAGGGCGATGACGACGGTTGGGAAGATCGTCGCTCGCGCTTCGGCTTCGATGCGAAGCTCTTCAACCAGTTCGAAGTCCGCTTGGATGCGCAGAGCTCCGATGAGTTCGACCCGTTCTACAACGGCCTCGTGGACGCCTACGTGAAGTGGAAGCCTTCGGACAGCTTTGCGCTCACCGTGGGCCGCCAGAAGCCGCAGATCGCGTACTACGACTTCCTCCAGTCCACGAACAACCAGCCGACCTTTGAGCGTTCACAGATCTTCAACCAGCTCCGCGTGGATCGCGTGGTGGGTGCGGTCTTCGAGGGCAAAGTGGACAAGTTCACCTGGCAGGCGGGCATCTACTCGAACGACATCGACGAGGAGTTCGGCCAGTTCGACGGCGGCATCGCTTACGGCGCTGGTGTGGGCTACAATCTGAAGGACGCGCTCGGCACGGACAAGGCGGACCTCCGCTTTGACTGGCTGCACAGCGAGGCTGATGACGAGGGTGCCACCATCCTTGATCGCTACGAAGATCTCTTCACCACCACCTTCTGGGTGAAGGAAGGCCGCTGGAGCCTGGTGACGGAATTCTTCCTCGCCACCGGTGGTGATCCCGGCTGGGATGATGCCTTCGGCTTCTACATCCAGCCCACATTCGACATCATCAAGGACAAGCTTCAGGCCGTGGGCCGCTACAGCTTCTCCGTGGGCGATGGCAACAACAGCGTGCAGGCGCAGAGCCGCTATGAGCGCGCAGCTCCGGAACTCACCGGCAGCGGTCGTGGCGAGAACTACAACGCCTTCTACGGCGGCCTCCAGTACTTCATCTACGGAGACAAGCTCAAGGTCCTGGCCGGCGCGGAATACGCCACGGTCGATGGCGGCGGCAACGGCGGTGACTACGACGGCTGGACCGTGCTGACCGGCGTGCGCTTCTCCTTCTAA